A genomic region of Megalobrama amblycephala isolate DHTTF-2021 linkage group LG6, ASM1881202v1, whole genome shotgun sequence contains the following coding sequences:
- the esd gene encoding S-formylglutathione hydrolase isoform X3: MALTQVSSNKCCNGYQKVFEHDSSELKCKMKFAIYIPPKAESSKCPVLYWLSGLTCTEQNFITKAGSQQAASEHGIIVVAPDTSPRGCNIEGEEESWDFGTGAGFYVNATQEPWKTNYRMYSYVTEELPRLINSNFPADPEKMSISGHSMGGHGALICALKNPGKYKSVSAFAPICNPIQCAWGQKAFSGYLGPDKSTWELYDATVLAESYSGPELDILIDQGRDDQFLSSSQLLPDNLIAACSKKKIPVVFRLQQGYDHSYYFIFSFINDHIKHHAKYLNA, translated from the exons ATGGCACTGACGCAAGTTTCTTCTAATAAGTGCTGCAATGGATATCAGAAAGTGTTCGAGCATGACAG CTCCgagttaaaatgtaaaatgaagtTCGCGATTTACATCCCTCCCAAGGCTGAGAGCTCCAAATGTCCAGTGTTATATTGGCTTTCAG GTTTGACATGCACTGAGCAAAACTTTATCACTAAAGCAGGGAGCCAGCAGGCGGCTTCTGAACATGGGATCATCGTCGTAGCTCCAGACACCAGTCCAC GTGGCTGCAACATTGAAGGAGAGGAGGAAAGCTGGGACTTCGGGACAGGTGCAGGATTTTACGTCAATGCCACCCAGGAGCCCTGGAAGACCAACTACCGCATGTACTCGTATGTCACCGAGGAG CTCCCACGACTGATTAATTCTAACTTCCCTGCTGATCCAGAGAAAATGTCCATTTCCGGTCACTCCATGGGGGGACATGGAGCTCTCATTTGTGCACTTAAGAATCCTGGGAAATATAAG TCAGTGTCAGCGTTTGCGCCCATCTGTAACCCCATACAATGTGCATGGGGACAGAAAGCTTTTTCTGGCTATCTTGGACCTGACAAGTCCACCTGGGAG CTGTATGATGCTACAGTATTGGCTGAATCATATTCCGGTCCTGAGCTTGATATTCTGATTGATCAAGGCCGTGATGACCAGTTCTTGTCTTCCAGTCAGCTGCTTCCTGACAATCTGATCGCTGCCTGTTCTAAGAAGAAAATTCCTGTAGTTTTCCGCCTTCAGCAG GGTTATGATCACAGCTACTATTTCATCTTCTCCTTCATCAACGACCACATCAAGCACCATGCCAAATATCTGAATGCCTGA
- the esd gene encoding S-formylglutathione hydrolase isoform X1, with protein sequence MVSRYIRAMALTQVSSNKCCNGYQKVFEHDSSELKCKMKFAIYIPPKAESSKCPVLYWLSGLTCTEQNFITKAGSQQAASEHGIIVVAPDTSPRGCNIEGEEESWDFGTGAGFYVNATQEPWKTNYRMYSYVTEELPRLINSNFPADPEKMSISGHSMGGHGALICALKNPGKYKSVSAFAPICNPIQCAWGQKAFSGYLGPDKSTWELYDATVLAESYSGPELDILIDQGRDDQFLSSSQLLPDNLIAACSKKKIPVVFRLQQGYDHSYYFIFSFINDHIKHHAKYLNA encoded by the exons ATGGTGTCCAGATACAT CAGAGCAATGGCACTGACGCAAGTTTCTTCTAATAAGTGCTGCAATGGATATCAGAAAGTGTTCGAGCATGACAG CTCCgagttaaaatgtaaaatgaagtTCGCGATTTACATCCCTCCCAAGGCTGAGAGCTCCAAATGTCCAGTGTTATATTGGCTTTCAG GTTTGACATGCACTGAGCAAAACTTTATCACTAAAGCAGGGAGCCAGCAGGCGGCTTCTGAACATGGGATCATCGTCGTAGCTCCAGACACCAGTCCAC GTGGCTGCAACATTGAAGGAGAGGAGGAAAGCTGGGACTTCGGGACAGGTGCAGGATTTTACGTCAATGCCACCCAGGAGCCCTGGAAGACCAACTACCGCATGTACTCGTATGTCACCGAGGAG CTCCCACGACTGATTAATTCTAACTTCCCTGCTGATCCAGAGAAAATGTCCATTTCCGGTCACTCCATGGGGGGACATGGAGCTCTCATTTGTGCACTTAAGAATCCTGGGAAATATAAG TCAGTGTCAGCGTTTGCGCCCATCTGTAACCCCATACAATGTGCATGGGGACAGAAAGCTTTTTCTGGCTATCTTGGACCTGACAAGTCCACCTGGGAG CTGTATGATGCTACAGTATTGGCTGAATCATATTCCGGTCCTGAGCTTGATATTCTGATTGATCAAGGCCGTGATGACCAGTTCTTGTCTTCCAGTCAGCTGCTTCCTGACAATCTGATCGCTGCCTGTTCTAAGAAGAAAATTCCTGTAGTTTTCCGCCTTCAGCAG GGTTATGATCACAGCTACTATTTCATCTTCTCCTTCATCAACGACCACATCAAGCACCATGCCAAATATCTGAATGCCTGA
- the esd gene encoding S-formylglutathione hydrolase isoform X2: MVSRYIAMALTQVSSNKCCNGYQKVFEHDSSELKCKMKFAIYIPPKAESSKCPVLYWLSGLTCTEQNFITKAGSQQAASEHGIIVVAPDTSPRGCNIEGEEESWDFGTGAGFYVNATQEPWKTNYRMYSYVTEELPRLINSNFPADPEKMSISGHSMGGHGALICALKNPGKYKSVSAFAPICNPIQCAWGQKAFSGYLGPDKSTWELYDATVLAESYSGPELDILIDQGRDDQFLSSSQLLPDNLIAACSKKKIPVVFRLQQGYDHSYYFIFSFINDHIKHHAKYLNA; encoded by the exons ATGGTGTCCAGATACAT AGCAATGGCACTGACGCAAGTTTCTTCTAATAAGTGCTGCAATGGATATCAGAAAGTGTTCGAGCATGACAG CTCCgagttaaaatgtaaaatgaagtTCGCGATTTACATCCCTCCCAAGGCTGAGAGCTCCAAATGTCCAGTGTTATATTGGCTTTCAG GTTTGACATGCACTGAGCAAAACTTTATCACTAAAGCAGGGAGCCAGCAGGCGGCTTCTGAACATGGGATCATCGTCGTAGCTCCAGACACCAGTCCAC GTGGCTGCAACATTGAAGGAGAGGAGGAAAGCTGGGACTTCGGGACAGGTGCAGGATTTTACGTCAATGCCACCCAGGAGCCCTGGAAGACCAACTACCGCATGTACTCGTATGTCACCGAGGAG CTCCCACGACTGATTAATTCTAACTTCCCTGCTGATCCAGAGAAAATGTCCATTTCCGGTCACTCCATGGGGGGACATGGAGCTCTCATTTGTGCACTTAAGAATCCTGGGAAATATAAG TCAGTGTCAGCGTTTGCGCCCATCTGTAACCCCATACAATGTGCATGGGGACAGAAAGCTTTTTCTGGCTATCTTGGACCTGACAAGTCCACCTGGGAG CTGTATGATGCTACAGTATTGGCTGAATCATATTCCGGTCCTGAGCTTGATATTCTGATTGATCAAGGCCGTGATGACCAGTTCTTGTCTTCCAGTCAGCTGCTTCCTGACAATCTGATCGCTGCCTGTTCTAAGAAGAAAATTCCTGTAGTTTTCCGCCTTCAGCAG GGTTATGATCACAGCTACTATTTCATCTTCTCCTTCATCAACGACCACATCAAGCACCATGCCAAATATCTGAATGCCTGA